A genome region from Tenrec ecaudatus isolate mTenEca1 chromosome 13, mTenEca1.hap1, whole genome shotgun sequence includes the following:
- the MPPE1 gene encoding metallophosphoesterase 1, whose amino-acid sequence MAVIRLEFGRLNLHLLKRRSSLLLKITAFVFAVFLFCEFLIYYLVIFQCNWPEMKTPAHEKDQGTPEPMLKAMFLADTHLLGEVRGHWLDKLRREWQMERAFQTALWLLQPEVVFILGDIFDEGKWSSSQAWANDVQRFQRMFRHPQDVQLKVVAGNHDIGFHYEMDIDKIQRFEDVFTPERLFSWRGINFVMVNSVALEGDGCSICSEAEAELIEISNTLNCSRELVPPSSQCAARQSLPASAPVLLQHYPLYRRSDANCVGEDAASPKDKNIPFKEKYDVLSQEASRKLLWWLQPRLVLSGHTHSGCEVTHAGGVPEVSVPSFSWRNRNNPSFILGSISSSEYSLSKCYLPQEDTVLVTYCGASVLLLVLILAHFKLITLPFLSGRSLLGKHKAV is encoded by the exons ATGGCAGTCATCAGACTGGAGTTTGGAAGGCTGAATCTTCATCTGTTAAAGAGGAGAAGTTCTTTGCTGTTGAAAATCACAGCTTTTGTCTTTGCTGTGTTCCTTTTTTGCgaatttttaatttattacttAGTGATCTTCCAGTGTAACTGGCCTGAGATGAAAACCCCAGCCCATGAGAAGGATCAAGGGACTCCTGAGCCCATGCTGAAGGCCATGTTCTTGGCAGATACCCATTTGCTTGGAGAAGTGAGAGGTCACTGGCTGGACAAGTTACGAAG GGAATGGCAAATGGAGAGGGCCTTCCAGACGGCTCTGTGGTTGTTGCAGCCTGAAGTGGTCTTTATTCTGGGGGATATCTTCGATGAAGGAAAGTGGAGCTCCTCCCAG GCCTGGGCCAATGACGTCCAGCGGTTTCAGAGGATGTTCCGGCACCCCCAGGACGTGCAGCTGAAGGTGGTCGCTGGAAACCATGATATTGGCTTCCACTATGA GATGGACATAGACAAAATACAGCGTTTTGAGGACGTTTTCACCCCTGAAAGGCTGTTTTCTTGGAGAGGAATTAA TTTCGTGATGGTGAACAGCGTCGCTCTGGAGGGGGATGGCTGCAGCATTTGCTCTGAAGCAGAAGCTGAACTCATTGAAATTTCCAACACACTGAATTGCTCCCGAGAG CTGGTGCCCCCATCCAGCCAGTGTGCAGCCAGGCAGTCACTCCCAGCCTCGGCCCCAGTGCTCCTGCAG CATTATCCACTTTACCGCAGAAGTGATGCAAACTGCGTCGGGGAAGATGCTGCTTCTCCAAAGGACAAGAACATCCCATTCAAAGAGAAGTACGATGTACTCTCTCAGGAGGCTTCACGCAAG TTACTGTGGTGGCTGCAGCCCCGCCTGGTGCTGAGCGGCCACACGCACAGCGGCTGTGAAGTGACCCATGCTGGGGGCGTGCCTGAGGTCAGCGTCCCCTCGTTCAGTTGGAGGAACAGAAACAATCCCAGTTTCATTCTG GGCAGCATCTCGTCCTCGGAGTATTCTCTCTCCAAGTGCTACCTGCCCCAGGAAGACACAGTCCTGGTCACCTACTGTGGAGCATCGGTGCTCCTCCTGGTCCTCATCCTGGCTCACTTCAAACTAATAACCTTGCCTTTCCTCTCTGGCCGGAGCCTTCTTGGGAAGCACAAGGCAGTGTAA